In the genome of Rhizophagus irregularis chromosome 22, complete sequence, one region contains:
- a CDS encoding uncharacterized protein (antiSMASH:Cluster_1), producing the protein MFIANPFSKSLYTQKDFLSFVNIDSVYRSPYSSTGSLVISQSTDNQDESLISNNDNFSEIRYKGSNISSSARRGSLVLSDSESDRSLTLLTPPNVRRRALSATSRPKDRFSMLEFGSSKIDDVNKLSPTRHSMAFDNGFNINNKMIKNSLEDREIIDRVRIGNAGKGFGNLINNDGEKGSIADLIADVKDEDAVKLAMITQKHAGQKNRMHNTETDIEKSIAQKDGRVFSEATITNSTMCKQFLENKYHILFKIINNNGVYNPLTIVKIRKNDLPRDGSDHSLGSSENSSWGNSRNKIKSRGSLPRHKESNIWNVSHMEIIKDYEQKNKFDQIHPSRQFVRDDKENFDDDKDYPESESDEIKKRQKYLQLSQMFNPPTTQEMMRSREKEEKESNDLKLKEEKHSLSSNSTTSLSQGKEDSYNKSKKWSIHFFKRKDRKHKNKSSLSNIGIIQVSDDSLGLQTNAKHVSETSSGDQTPRSSLEDSTRQIDSEDIMSNSERMHYESSVSEEKHNYNRTDDLIDDVSSQVNSLDGHSNKSSTRSSVNLEPDDDVGYSSRQNIAESSNIGDHYDKFIGDEHEDNHFNRLSSENKVIESSGSEDEYEDETTIGLVGETVLVNLDILPQELVNLVHDYQEHGIVDRNIDNGRFVELDIGLNENFKFRKLISYGVDLLVLQISLVSEDVDIKSLSQQDADEIIKRCDDYSEYIDEAIKFLENYEIQLSKREDIIKDNIFKSIDILMKSSNILESSFDVNQQSIAENKKSIKEEIKLLNNKLVNIEDTVNKLEGQHISFTEKMEITLSKIENMTLEVNNDYFNDLKILEDEIQLIIAEREKSPWLDVFYLMMSYVITVIMIMYWFVVACFKLFKKILLVPCKMVEIITSSNSSH; encoded by the exons atgttTATAGCAAACCCTTTTTCAAAAAGTCTATATACTCAAAAAG actttCTCTCTTTTG ttAACATTGATTCTGTTTATAGGAGTCCATATTCATCAACTGGAAGTTTGGTTATCTCTCAGTCTACAGATAATCAAGATGAAtcattaattagtaataacgATAATTTCTCAGAAATTCGATATAAAGGATCAAATATATCTTCTTCGGCACGTAGAGGAAGTCTTGTATTATCAGATTCAGAATCAGATCGTTCACTAACATTGTTAACGCCGCCAAATGTAAGAAGAAGAGCACTTTCTGCAACTTCTAGACCAAAAGATAGATTTTCAATGCTTGAATTTGGATCTTCTAAGATAGATGATGTCAATAAATTATCACCAACAAGACATAGTATGGCATTTGATAATggatttaatataaacaataaaatgataaagaattcATTAGAGGATCGTGAAATTATAGATCGAGTAAGAATCGGTAACGCTGGTAAAGGCTttggaaatttaattaacaatgACGGTGAAAAAg ggtCTATTGCTGATTTAATTGCTGATGTAAAAGACGAGGATGCTGTTAAGTTAGCAATGATTACTCAAAAACATGCTGGTCAAAAAAATCGAATGCATAACACTGAAACTGATATCGAAAAGTCTATAGCACAAAAAGacg GGCGGGTTTTTTCGGAAGCAACTATAACTAATTCCACAATGTGTAAacaatttcttgaaaataaatatcacatattatttaaaataattaataataatggagTGTATAATCCTTTGACAATTGttaaaattcgaaaaaatgATTTGCCACGTGATGGGTCAGATCATAGTTTGGGATCAAGCGAAAATTCTAGTTGGGGGAATAgtagaaacaaaataaaatcgCGTGGATCTTTGCCACGTCACAAAGAATCAAATATATGGAATGTATCACATATGGAAATAATAAAGGattatgaacaaaaaaataaatttgatcagATTCACCCTAGTAGACAATTTGTTCGTGAcgacaaagaaaattttgacgaCGATAAAGATTATCCAGAATCTGAAtctgatgaaattaaaaaaagacaaaaatatCTTCAATTATCACAGATGTTTAATCCTCCTACAACACAGGAAATGATGAGATCAAgagaaaaggaagaaaaggAGAGTAATGATTTAAAGTTGAAGGAGGAAAAACACTCTTTGAGTTCGAACAGTACAACATCTTTATCACAAGGAAAGGAAGATTCTTATAATAAATCGAAAAAATGGTCAATACATTTTTTCAAGCGAAAAGATAGGAAACATAAAAATAAGTCGAGTTTATCTAACATTGGAATTATACAAGTATCAGATGATTCATTGGGACTACAAACGAACGCAAAACATGTGTCTGAAACATCTTCGGGTGACCAAACTCCTCGTAGTTCATTGGAAGATTCAACGCGACAAATAGATTCTGAAGATATAATGAGTAATAGTGAGAGAATGCACTATGAATCAAGTGTATCTGAAGAAAAGCATAACTATAATCGAACTGATGATTTGATAGATGATGTATCAAGTCAAGTTAATTCGCTGGACGGTCATAGTAATAAATCATCAACCAGGAGTTCGGTGAATTTAGAACCG gaTGATGACGTGGGTTATTCTTCAAGGCAGAATATTGCAGAATCTTCGAATATCGGGGATCATTACGATAAATTTATCGGAGATGAACATGAAGATAATCATTTTAATCGTTTATCGAGtgaaaataaagtaattgaaTCTAGTGGATCGGAAG ATGAGTACGAAGATGAAACTACCATTGGACTTGTGGGAGAAACTGTGTTGGTTAATCTTGATATACTACCACAAGAGCTTGTTAATTTAGTGCACGATTATCAAGAGCATGGTATCGTTGATCGTAATATCGATAATGGACGATTTG TTGAGTTAGATATTggattaaatgaaaatttcaaatttcgtAAATTAATTAGCTATGGAG tcgACTTACTGGTTCTTCAGATATCACTTGTGTCAGAGGATGTGGATATCAAAAg tctAAGTCAACAAGATGCGGATGAAATAATCAAAAGATGTGATGATTATAGTGAATATATTGATGAAGCAATTAAGTTTTTGGAAAATTATGAG ATACAATTATCCAAGAgagaagatattattaaagataatatatttaaatctaTCGATATCCTGatgaaatcatcaaatattttggAGTCTTCTTTTGACGTTAATCAGCAATCAATagcagaaaataaaaagagtatcAAAGaagaaatcaaattattaaataataaacttgtCAACATTGAAGATACAGTAAATAAACTAGAAGGGCAACATATCAG TTTCACAGAGAAAATGGAAATTACGttaagtaaaattgaaaacaTGACACTGGAagttaataatgattatttcaACGAT ttaaaaattcttgaagatGAAATTCAACTTATAATAGCAGAAAGAGAAAAATCGCCATGGTTAGATGTATTTTACTTGATGATGAGTTATGTTATAACAg TCATTATGATTATGTATTGGTTTGTCGTTGCTTGCTTTAAATtgtttaagaaaatattactaGTTCCATGCAAGATGGTGGAAATCATTACTTCATCGAATTCTTCCCATTGA